AACACAGCACCTAACATGACTGCTCGTCTGAATCCCAATAGCTTGTCAGCTACAACTCCTCCCAATGCCGGTGTGGCATACACCAACATACCATAAGCGGCATAGATTCCAAAAGCTATACTATCTCGCTCTGAGGATGCGCTAAACATCTCATTAACCATATATAAGGTAAGGAGAGCACGCATCCCATAGAAACTAAAGCGTTCCCACAGTTCAGCAAAGAATAAATAGAAAAGTCCTTTTGGGTGCCCGAATAGTTCGGGTTGTTGTTTTGCATTCATATATTCAATCTTAAAAATTTGACGAATATAATAAGAATGAACTATTTGACTTGTCGTCTGAAGACTGACGGCTTAAATACCAGTTGAATGGGGTAATTTTTGCACAAAAAAACCATCCCGACAGATCGAGATGGTTCTCATATTTTATTGCATTTCTTATTTCACACCATGCATTCCTTTTTTCATCAATGGAGTAAGGACAAACAGCACCACACTGATAGCTACACCTACCCACATCAAAGAAGAAAAGAAATCTGCATATACGGCACCAGCCGCTCCTACATCTGTGACTACACCTCCAGCAGTATCCATGGCCGCAAATTTTCCAATTTGCGCAGCAACCAGCTCGGAGTATGCTGTAGCCAAGAACCAAACACCCATCATAAAACCGACCACTTTAGGTACGGATAGTTTTGTAACTGCAGAAAGCCCTACTGGTGACAAACACAATTCTCCAGTGGTGTGGAGCAAATAAGCCAATACAATCCAGATGTATGCTACCTTTCCTGAAGCATCAGGCATCGTGGCACCTAAAACCAAAGCACCAAAACCGAGTCCGGCTTGTAAAATACCCAGACCGAATTTCATTGGTGTTCCTGGTTCCATATTGTGCTTACTTAAGAATGTCCACAACCAAGCAAAACCCGGAGCTAGTAAAAAGATAAACATCGCATTCAAAGAACCAGTTTGTACAGCAGTTACCTCCCAACGCATGGGTAAACCATTAGTAGAACTAGCTACCTCCGAGGCAAACAGAAAGTTACCTATGCCATAATAAACCAATGTAGCTCCTAATAGTGCAAAAACTGAACCTGTGATTTTCTTCTCGGAATCGTTCATTGCCATGAACTTATCCTTGCCTATATACCCTACCGCTATTGGTAGAATGAATAATATTACTCCTAATATGTAAAGACTACTCGTTTCATTGGGCATGAAATGTAAGTCGATTAATACTCGATCAATGACCCTGTCGGCATATAAGGTCATAGAGCCGGCGGACTGCTCAAACAAGGCCCAAAACACAACGGTGAAAAGAGTAAGTGAGGCCAAAACCGTCATACGACCTCTTTCTTGTGCATTACATTCTTTGAACAAAAACCATACAAGCCATACCAAGACTGCGAAAGCCATAAAATTTAATGAGTCATGAACGATACTGTTGGACTGCACTAAAAACCAGATAAATGGCACACTAATCAATGACCCCAGATAGATGGTCAACTCTTTATTTAATCCCAAAAACACTTTCTCTTTGAGTACTTCAGGATTGTCCGGTTCTGCATGTCCATGTAGGAATTTTTGGCCCCATAGAAAAACAACTAAGCCTAGCAACATACCGATACCAGCTGCACCGAATCCGTACCCCCATCCGAAATTTTCTCCCAAGTATCCGCAAAGCAAAGTGGCTGTGAACGAACCCAGATTAATACCCATATAGAAAATGGTAAAACCTGAGTCTCTTCGTTTATCTCCTACTTCATAGAGTTTACCCACAATAGTTGAAATATTCGGTTTCAGAAAACCGACTCCAACTATGATTAATGCCAGTGAAAAATAGAATATTTTTAAAGCAAATTCATCTTGTACCGCTACTCCATCAATCAGGGTTGCCTGATTACCCTCGAAGGCTAATCCCAAGTGACCAAAACACAACATGATTCCTCCAAAAATCACAGCCTTTCTCATACCTAGATACCGGTCAGCAAGTATACCACCCACTACAGGCAAGGCATACACCAATCCGGCGTAGGCACCTAAGACATCGTAGCCGGCACCGTCAGTAAATAAGTGATATTTTGTCAGATACAGGAGCAGTAAAAATTTCATTCCATAGAATGAAAATCGCTCCCACATTTCAGTGAGAAAACAAATGTAAAGTCCCTTAGGGTGTCCAAAAATTTCTTGCCTGTCTTCCATATTGATTTAAAGAATTCTAATTCAAAAACGCCTCTACCAACAACTTAAATTCTCAACTCTCCTTACTTCAATAACAGACTAATCTTCTACTTGCTAAACCAGGGTTTGCCATGACACAGCTCGCCTTAGAAAGCAAATTTTAATTGGATTGAATCTGATAAGGTTACTCAATTTTGGATGTTGTTTGATATAGATCGAATCGCCAAAATAAAAAGAATAATTTTAAATCAAATGAATGGTCAGTTTAATTGCATACGTTGGTCAAGAAAGTATCAGAACATATATCGGCAAGAAACACCTTCGCCTCGGCATTAATTCGTTGAAAAACCTCTAGAAAAAACTATTTAAATCGGTAATTTCCATTACCGAAAACACTTAATTAGCCTGAATATGCTACACTAAGCTATCGCTCAATATTTAGCAAACCTTTTAGTTAGATTTAACATTATAAATATACTGATAAATAGGTAGTTAAGTGATATTTTTTAGACGAGGCTAAAACTCTAAACACTACTTTTATTCGAACTGGGACATGAATTTTCTTATATTCTCACGAACATCTGAAGACTCCCCTATTGCTTTCACAAAAGCACTCCCGATAATACCTCCTTTTGAGAATTGGCACACCTGTTCAAATGACTTTTTATCTTTAATTCCAAACCCAGTAATCAAAGCATTCTTCAAATTCATAGCCTTTAGTCTTCCTGCAAAACTCTCAAAATCTGAGGTGAAATTTTTGTTCTCACCTGTCGTGCTTGAAGATGAAACCATGTAGATAAATCCATCAGTATTCTCATCTACCAATCTGATTCTTTCATCAGTAGATGCCGGCGTCACAAGTATGATATTACGCAAGCCATTTGCTTCTACCGTTGACTTGTAATTTGAGATATATTCTTCTACTGGAAGATCCGGAATGATCAAGCCGTCAACATCAATCTCTTTACATTTCTTGCAAAAATTTTCAAAGCCATATTGCATGATGGGGTTCAGAGAACTCATCATAATGAGTGGCACGGAAACCGACTTTCTAATGTCCTTCAATTGATCAAAAAGTAACTTCACAGTCATGCCATTTTCAATGGCCTTCGTGTTGCTTTGCTGGATAGTAGGACCATCAGCGACGGGATCGGAAAAGGGTACTCCTATCTCTAGCAAATCTGCGCCGTTCTCTACCAACTCATTGATAACATCCACCGTATCATTGAGCTCGGGATAACCTGCGGTAAAGTAGATTGACAGGATATTATTCTTTGTATTAATTAAGTTATTTATTCTATTTTCCATTACAGAACTTTATTCTATTTTGAGATAAATTGTTAAATGCTATTCAGATAAGTTTCAAGATCCTTATCCCCTCTTCCTGATAGATTCACAACAATTGTTTCTCCAGGAACAATCTTAATTTTATCTAATGTGGCTAAAGCATGAGCCGATTCCACTGCTGGTATAATTCCTTCCAACAAACACAATTCCTTTCCGGCCTTCAATGCATCGTCATCTGTCACCGCTTCATACTTCACTCTACCAGACTCAAACCAATGAGCCAAAGCAGGTCCTATGCCTGGGTAATCCAGACCCGCCGAGATTGAATGAGGTTCTACCACCTGCCCATCGTCTGTTTGCATAAACAAGGTTTTGCTACCGTGCAGTATCCCGCTCTTACCTTTGAAAGTAGCTGCTGCAGTAAACCCAGACTCTAGACCTTTCCCTGCTGCTTCAGCAGCAATGAGCTCCACTTGATCGTCTTCGATAAAATGGAAAAAGGCTCCTGAAGCATTACTACCACCACCAACGCAAGCAATCACTCGATCTGGAAATTCAGTTCCTATGGCAGTTTTAAGCTGCTTTTTAATCTCCTCGCTAATTACCGACTGGAATCTCGCCACCATATCAGGATATGGGTGTGGGCCTACCACAGAACCAATGATGTAGTGCGTATCGAATGGATTACTAATCCAATAGCGCATGGCTTCATTAGTAGCGTCCTTAAGCGTTTTACTACCTGATGACACAGGCACCACAGTCGCGCCAAGCATCTTCATTCTTCCTACGTTAGGTGCTTGTCTGGCTACATCCACCTCTCCCATAAACACAACACATTCTATACCCATGAGCGCGCAGGCGGTAGCTGTAGCCACCCCATGCTGTCCAGCTCCTGTCTCAGCTATAATCTTTTTCTTGCCTAGTTTTTTAGCCAGAATGATTTGCCCTAACGCATTGTTGATTTTGTGCGATCCCGTATGGTTAAGATCTTCTCTTTTGAGATAAATATTGACACCATACTTTCCTGAAAGCCTAGTGGCTAAATAGAGAGGAGAAGGACGCCCTACATAGTCTGAAAGCAGTTTTTCAAACTCCTGCTTAAACTCCTCACTGGACATGATCTGCTCGTAATTCTCTCTTAATTCAGTCACATTGGCCTGCATCATTTCTGGAATGAATGCGCCTCCAAAACTTCCAAAATAGCCCCTTTCATCAGGTTTCAACTTGGTTTCCATCTATCAATTATTGCTTTAATTCTTCTATAAATTCTTTTAATGCTTTCTCATCCTTTTGACCAGGACTCACTTCAAATCGGCTATTCACATCCACTGCAAACAGTTTTGGATGATCCAGCTTCTTAATTACGGCTACATCTTCCAGACCAATACCCCCACTTAAAATAAAAGGCCTGCTCAATTTGTATTGCTTCAAAACACTCCAATCAAATTGAGTACCGTTCCCACCATAAGCAGCCCCTTTGGTATCAAATAGAAAGTAGTCCACCACATCCTCATAGGATTTTAAATCGGTAGGCAATACATCATGGATCGAAAATGCTTTAAAAAGCCTAAATCCCTTTTCCTTCAGCGCTTGGCAATAGGCTGGACTCTCATCACCATGAAGCTGCAAATAGTCTAGATGATGAGTTTGGGCAATAATTTCTACTTTTTCGATACGCTCATTAACAAATACCCCCACCTTGAGTTTGTCGGATTTGATAGTCTGATTCAAATCTCCGTCATCAAAATTTCTTTTGGATTTATTATAAAAAATGAATCCAATAAAATCCACTTCTGAAGCATTGAGAAATGTCAGATTATCTTGATTTCTGATGCCGCAAACTTTGATTTTCATCCCTTTGCCATTTGAGTAGACATAAACTTTCTAAGCTCATTGGCAGGATCTTCATGTTTCATAAACTGCTCTCCGATTAGAAATCCCTTATAGCCTTCAGCAGCCAGAATATCCATCTCCTTTGTGGAGGATATACCGCTTTCTGATATTTTCAACTGCTCTTTCGGTAAGATTTTGGCCAAATCAATGGAATTCTGAATTGTGGTTTTGAATCGCTTCAAATCCCTATTATTTACACCTAAAATATCTACTGCATCATAATATCCTTCGTGAAATTCTTCTTCATTGTGAATTTCAAACAATACCTCTAACCCCAATTGATGAGCCAGGTCAGTAAACCTTACTATTTCTTCCTTGGTCAGAATAGCTGCTATCAAAAGCATTAAATCTGCCCCTATAGCTTTCGTTTTATACACCTGATATTCATCAATGATAAAATCTTTTCTAAGCACTGGACAAGACATATGTTTTCGAGCCCGTTGAAGATCCTCAATACTTCCTCCAAAATAATCCTGATCAGTAAGAATGGATATTGCCGATGCTCCGGCCTGGCAATAGCCTTTAGCTACTTCTGCTACATCCGCCTTATTATTGATTATTCCTTTGGAAGGTGACTGCCTTTTGAATTCTGATATAATTCCATAAGGAGCGGCTTCTTCTAAGTTTTTTACCGTAGAGTGGCAATCTCTATCGAAATAACTCGATTTGATCAAGTCATCAATGGAAATCACCGACTTCTGGTAAGCCAACTCTTCCTTCTTGGTTTGAACTATTTTATCTAATACATTCATGGTTATGTTACTGGCATTTGAGTTTTGCTTGGGTTTAAAAATGTTTTGAAGCATTCGTAGGCTGCTCCTGAATCTATCGACTCCTTAGCCAGCGCTACACCTTCTTTGATATCAGAGAGCCCTTTACCTATCGTTAGCGCCAATCCTGCATTAGCCAAAACCACCTCAGTCTGCGACTGTGTAGCTTCTCCCTTCAAAACATTCAGAAAAATATTGGCCGAATCCTCAATGGTCTCTCCTCCATTAATTGATGATTGACTCGTTTGGCTCAACCCAAGATCATTTGGATTGTATACTGTTTCGGTTTGATTGGTAATTACTTTGAAAGCGCCCGTAAGTGAAATCTCGTCATATCCATCTAAGGCGTGTACAATAGCACAATCACGCTTCTCATTTTGATGAAGGTATTGGTACAATCGAGCTAATTCAAGATTGTAAACACCAATCAGCTGTTTTTCTGGTCGACTTGGGTTAACCTGCGGCCCGAGCATATTGAAAAATGTCTTTAAACTTAAATCCCTACGTACTGGAGCTACATTTTTCATGGCTGGATGAAACAATGGTGCATGAAGAAAACAGATACCGGCTTCATCCAAACTTTTCCTTAATTCTTCTTCTTCCGCTTTGAATTCATACCCAAGGTGTACCAATAAATTCGAAGACCCGCACATAGAAGAAACTCCATTATTCCCATGTTTGGCCACATTTTGTCCTGCACCAGCCACGACAAAACATGAAGTAGTGGATATATTGAAA
The sequence above is drawn from the Reichenbachiella sp. genome and encodes:
- a CDS encoding peptide MFS transporter; the protein is MEDRQEIFGHPKGLYICFLTEMWERFSFYGMKFLLLLYLTKYHLFTDGAGYDVLGAYAGLVYALPVVGGILADRYLGMRKAVIFGGIMLCFGHLGLAFEGNQATLIDGVAVQDEFALKIFYFSLALIIVGVGFLKPNISTIVGKLYEVGDKRRDSGFTIFYMGINLGSFTATLLCGYLGENFGWGYGFGAAGIGMLLGLVVFLWGQKFLHGHAEPDNPEVLKEKVFLGLNKELTIYLGSLISVPFIWFLVQSNSIVHDSLNFMAFAVLVWLVWFLFKECNAQERGRMTVLASLTLFTVVFWALFEQSAGSMTLYADRVIDRVLIDLHFMPNETSSLYILGVILFILPIAVGYIGKDKFMAMNDSEKKITGSVFALLGATLVYYGIGNFLFASEVASSTNGLPMRWEVTAVQTGSLNAMFIFLLAPGFAWLWTFLSKHNMEPGTPMKFGLGILQAGLGFGALVLGATMPDASGKVAYIWIVLAYLLHTTGELCLSPVGLSAVTKLSVPKVVGFMMGVWFLATAYSELVAAQIGKFAAMDTAGGVVTDVGAAGAVYADFFSSLMWVGVAISVVLFVLTPLMKKGMHGVK
- the trpA gene encoding tryptophan synthase subunit alpha, encoding MENRINNLINTKNNILSIYFTAGYPELNDTVDVINELVENGADLLEIGVPFSDPVADGPTIQQSNTKAIENGMTVKLLFDQLKDIRKSVSVPLIMMSSLNPIMQYGFENFCKKCKEIDVDGLIIPDLPVEEYISNYKSTVEANGLRNIILVTPASTDERIRLVDENTDGFIYMVSSSSTTGENKNFTSDFESFAGRLKAMNLKNALITGFGIKDKKSFEQVCQFSKGGIIGSAFVKAIGESSDVRENIRKFMSQFE
- the trpB gene encoding tryptophan synthase subunit beta encodes the protein METKLKPDERGYFGSFGGAFIPEMMQANVTELRENYEQIMSSEEFKQEFEKLLSDYVGRPSPLYLATRLSGKYGVNIYLKREDLNHTGSHKINNALGQIILAKKLGKKKIIAETGAGQHGVATATACALMGIECVVFMGEVDVARQAPNVGRMKMLGATVVPVSSGSKTLKDATNEAMRYWISNPFDTHYIIGSVVGPHPYPDMVARFQSVISEEIKKQLKTAIGTEFPDRVIACVGGGSNASGAFFHFIEDDQVELIAAEAAGKGLESGFTAAATFKGKSGILHGSKTLFMQTDDGQVVEPHSISAGLDYPGIGPALAHWFESGRVKYEAVTDDDALKAGKELCLLEGIIPAVESAHALATLDKIKIVPGETIVVNLSGRGDKDLETYLNSI
- a CDS encoding phosphoribosylanthranilate isomerase; its protein translation is MKIKVCGIRNQDNLTFLNASEVDFIGFIFYNKSKRNFDDGDLNQTIKSDKLKVGVFVNERIEKVEIIAQTHHLDYLQLHGDESPAYCQALKEKGFRLFKAFSIHDVLPTDLKSYEDVVDYFLFDTKGAAYGGNGTQFDWSVLKQYKLSRPFILSGGIGLEDVAVIKKLDHPKLFAVDVNSRFEVSPGQKDEKALKEFIEELKQ
- the trpC gene encoding indole-3-glycerol phosphate synthase TrpC — its product is MNVLDKIVQTKKEELAYQKSVISIDDLIKSSYFDRDCHSTVKNLEEAAPYGIISEFKRQSPSKGIINNKADVAEVAKGYCQAGASAISILTDQDYFGGSIEDLQRARKHMSCPVLRKDFIIDEYQVYKTKAIGADLMLLIAAILTKEEIVRFTDLAHQLGLEVLFEIHNEEEFHEGYYDAVDILGVNNRDLKRFKTTIQNSIDLAKILPKEQLKISESGISSTKEMDILAAEGYKGFLIGEQFMKHEDPANELRKFMSTQMAKG
- the trpD gene encoding anthranilate phosphoribosyltransferase, producing the protein MKEILQKLTNNYILTQQEAKDTLIELANGAYNESQMAAFMTVYLMRSIRTHELAGFKEAMLDLCKPINLKGYDAMDMCGTGGDGKDTFNISTTSCFVVAGAGQNVAKHGNNGVSSMCGSSNLLVHLGYEFKAEEEELRKSLDEAGICFLHAPLFHPAMKNVAPVRRDLSLKTFFNMLGPQVNPSRPEKQLIGVYNLELARLYQYLHQNEKRDCAIVHALDGYDEISLTGAFKVITNQTETVYNPNDLGLSQTSQSSINGGETIEDSANIFLNVLKGEATQSQTEVVLANAGLALTIGKGLSDIKEGVALAKESIDSGAAYECFKTFLNPSKTQMPVT